In Erigeron canadensis isolate Cc75 chromosome 1, C_canadensis_v1, whole genome shotgun sequence, a single window of DNA contains:
- the LOC122585562 gene encoding uncharacterized protein LOC122585562, producing the protein MGLNSPTPHDGGDGDGDNNSSGATGFYPIRDRSRFKRNPNSISIPVSKTSSTSILSDRRRYHGRSVGNRKWLSVRGTSACYLCLLIAVFAFALGVMVLQSYIVFWEGSGGSGGGRRIGRTVRDGLKFGSSLRFVSRGFEVDRVAKDKPRVGVRSPRLAIILGNMKNDPSSLMLLTVMKSLRGLGYMLQIYVTEDGETKPLWEKVVDQISILSPENYGHIDWSIFDAVVVNSLEAHHAISSLMQEPFCSVQLIWIIQEATLANRLPLYEEMGWENLITYWKNAFRRADVIVFPDYSFAMLYSVLDTGNFFVIPGSPIDVWAAERYLKTHSKSQLRIKNGFGEDDILVLVVGSSFFYNELSWDYAVAMHNLGPLLRNFAKEGDVGPSFKFLFACGNSSSAYHDALQDIAAHLGLRRDSVGHYGLDGDVDELLLTSDIVLYGSSQEEQSFPSLLTRAMTFGIPIITPDYPIIRKYVMNGEHGIIVPKDKPDELMKSFLLLISQGKLSNLAFTISSSGRQLAKNMQASECIADYMKLLDSVITLPSDSMLPGFISQLKQEEWEWDLFSEEPDQGSADTSYLNTKDATRNASVVYDIEEHMAPLLNSRTLSMNESERMPEDIPIEQDWEVLSEIDSLEEVERVELQEIEGRTDKSYGVWEELYRDAKKAEKLKSEANERDEGELERTGQPLCIYEVYNGAGAWPFLHHGSLYRGLSLSTKSRRLRSDDVDAVGRLSILNETHYRDVLLEMGGMFSIANRVDNVHKRPWIGFQSWRAAARKVSLSSKAERVLEGTVQQNQRGDIIYFWALVDMDGELAGGDHVLTFWSMCDILNAGNCRTAFQDAFRRMYALPPYVEALPPMPEDGGHWSSLHSWVMATPSFLEFMMFSRMFADSLDSLHMNGSTATECLLGSSVSEKQYCYCRLLELLVNVWAYHSARTMVYIDPNSGSLEEQHPLEQRKGFMWSKYFNTTLLKTMDEDLAEAADDGDHPYEMWLWPRTGEVHWQGVFEREREERYRIKMDKKRKQKEKILERLKFGYKQRTLGG; encoded by the exons ATGGGCTTGAACTCGCCGACTCCCCACGACGGCGGCGACGGCGACGGCGACAACAATTCCTCCGGCGCCACTGGTTTTTATCCAATCCGAGACCGTTCCCGCTTCAAACGAAACCCTAACTCTATATCTATACCTGTATCTAAAACCTCTAGTACATCCATCTTATCCGATCGCCGCCGATATCACGGCCGATCTGTCGGCAACCGGAAGTGGCTTTCAGTTAGGGGAACTTCGGCGTGTTATTTATGCTTATTAATTGCTGTTTTTGCGTTTGCATTGGGGGTAATGGTGTTGCAAAGCTATATAGTGTTTTGGGAAGGTAGTGGCGGCagtggtggtggtaggaggATTGGGAGGACGGTTCGAGACGGTTTGAAGTTCGGTAGCTCGTTGCGGTTCGTTTCGCGAGGTTTTGAGGTTGATCGTGTAGCGAAGGATAAACCTCGAGTTGGTGTTAGATCACCTAGGCTTGCAATT ATCTTAGGAAACATGAAGAATGACCCATCTTCATTGATGCTTCTGACTGTGATGAAGAGTTTGCGTGGATTGGGCTATATGCTTCAG ATATATGTGACAGAGGATGGTGAAACAAAACCACTGTGGGAGAAAGTGGTTGACCAAATCTCAATTTTAAGTCCTGAAAATTATGGTCATATAGATTGGTCAAT ATTTGATGCTGTTGTTGTAAATTCTCTAGAAGCACACCATGCTATTTCAAG CCTTATGCAGGAGCCCTTTTGCTCTGTGCAGCTTATCTGGATAATTCAAGAAGCTACACTTGCAAATCGCCTTCCTCTATATGAAGAAATGGGATGGGAAAATTTAATTACATACTGGAAGAATGCTTTTAGAAGGGCCGATGTGATTGTGTTTCCAGATTACTCATTTGCG ATGTTATATAGTGTGCTTGATACTGGAAACTTCTTTGTGATTCCTGGATCACCAATAGATGTGTGGGCAGCTGAAAGATACCTAAAAACCCACTCCAAGTCTCAGTTGAGGATTAAAAATGGTTTTGGTGAAGATGATATACTGGTATTGGTTGTTGGAAGTTCTTTCTTCTACAATGAGCTATCATGGGATTATGCTGTGGCAATGCACAACTTAGGACCTCTGCTGAGAAACTTTGCAAAGGAAGGAGATGTTGGGCCGTCATTTAAATTCTTATTTGCATGTGGGAATTCCAGTAGTGCCTATCATGATGCATTGCAG GATATTGCTGCTCATCTGGGTCTTCGTCGCGATTCTGTCGGACACTATGGTTTAGATGGTGACGTGGATGAGTTGTTATTAACATCTGATATTGTTCTATACGGTTCCTCTCAAGAGGAACAAAGTTTTCCTTCACTACTTACTAGAGCCATGACATTTGGTATTCCGATAATTACCCCTGATTATCCCATTATAAGAAAATAT GTTATGAATGGGGAACATGGAATTATTGTTCCAAAAGACAAGCCTGATGAGTTGATGAAATCTTTCTTACTTCTGATATCACAAGGAAAACTATCAAATCTTGCATTTACAATATCTTCTTCAGGGAGGCAGCTTGCTAAGAACATGCAGGCATCAGAATGTATTGCTGATTACATGAAGCTTCTGGACAGTGTTATTACACTTCCATCAGACTCCATGTTGCCAGGCTTTATTTCTCAGCTAAAACAGGAAGAATGGGAATGGGATTTGTTCTCAGAGGAACCAGATCAGGGGTCCGCTGATACGTCTTATTTGAATACGAAGGACGCTACTAGAAATGCAAGTGTTGTTTATGACATCGAGGAACATATGGCCCCACTATTAAATTCAAGAACATTGTCTATGAATGAATCTGAGAGAATGCCAGAAGATATTCCAATTGAACAGGACTGGGAAGTTTTAAGTGAAATTGATAGTTTGGAAGAAGTTGAGAGAGTAGAGCTACAAGAG ATCGAAGGAAGAACAGATAAAAGCTATGGTGTATGGGAGGAATTATATCGTGATGCTAAAAAGGCAGAAAAGCTAAAATCCGAAGCAAATGAAAGGGATGAAGGGGAGCTAGAGAGAACAGGCCAACCTTTATGCATATATGAGGTTTATAATGGAGCCGGGGCTTGGCCCTTTCTGCACCATGGATCTTTATATCGTGGGTTAAGTCTT TCAACCAAATCTCGAAGATTGAGATCAGATGATGTGGATGCAGTTGGGAGGCTTTCCATTTTGAACGAGACACACTACCGTGATGTTCTTCTTGAGATGGGCGGCATGTTTTCCATCGCAAATAGGGTTGATAATGTTCACAAGCGACCTTGGATTGGATTCCAATCATGGCGTGCTGCTGCAAGGAAG GTATCTTTGTCCTCCAAAGCTGAAAGGGTTCTGGAAGGAACCGTGCAACAGAACCAAAGAGGAgacataatatatttttgggCACTTGTGGACATGGATGGCGAACTTGCTGGGGGTGATCATGTTCTAACATTTTGGTCTATGTGTGATATCTTAAATGCAGGAAATTGCAG AACGGCCTTTCAGGATGCTTTCCGGCGGATGTATGCATTGCCACCTTATGTGGAAGCCCTCCCACCGATGCCTGAAGATGGTGGGCACTGGTCTTCTCTGCATAGCTGGGTCATGGCAACCCCATCTTTCCTAGAATTCATGATGTTTTCCAG GATGTTTGCTGATTCTCTTGATAGTTTACACATGAATGGAAGTACTGCCACTGAATGCCTGTTAGGATCTTCAGTGAGCGAG AAGCAATATTGCTATTGTCGGCTATTAGAACTCTTGGTCAATGTATGGGCTTACCATAGTGCTCGAACCATGGTGTACATCGATCCGAATTCAGGATCGCTAGAAGAACAACATCCATTAGAACAGCGTAAAGGGTTCATGTGGAGCAAATATTTCAACACTACTTTGTTAAAGACCATGGATGAAGATCTTGCCGAGGCGGCAGATGATGGTGATCATCCATATGAAATGTGGTTATGGCCAAGAACTGGGGAAGTACATTGGCAAGGTGTATTTGAAAGAGAGAGGGAAGAAAGATATAGGAtaaaaatggacaaaaaaagaaaacaaaaagagaaaatacTCGAAAGGTTAAAGTTTGGGTACAAGCAGAGGACACTTGGAGGGTAG